Below is a window of Ruegeria sp. THAF33 DNA.
CCGATGCCACACCCTCTTGTTTCTCAGCAGATGATCGACACTTATCAGGCCGACGGTGTCGTACTGGTCAAGGGGCTGTTTGCGGATCACGTGGATCAACTGCGCGATGGTGTGGCCGTGAATATGGCCGATCCCGGTCCCTATGCCTCGGAAAACAAGAAGGCGGGTGAAACAGGTCGTTTCTTTGATGATTACTGCAATTGGACTCGGATTCCGCAGTTCCGCGACGTGATCGAGACGTCTCCCGCAGCTGAGGTTGCCGCGGATCTGATGCAATCGAGACGCGTTCAGATGTTTCACGATCACGTGCTGGTCAAGGAACCCGGTACGTCGATGGCGACACCGTGGCATCAGGACGGCCCATATTATTTCGTCGAGGGTCAGCAGACGATCAGCTTCTGGTCTCCGCTTGATCCGGTCAGGCAGGCGACGCTGCGGTGTGTCGCCGGGTCGCACCGATGGGAGAAAGAAGTTCTGCCGACCCGATGGGTTTCCGAGGACGGCTTTTTCCCGGATGAAGGTCAGTACATCCCTGTGCCGGATCCGGATGCCGAAGGTATGAAGATCGTCGAATTCGAGATGGAGCCCGGCGATGCCGTCGCTTTCAACTATCGCACGCTGCACGGTGCGCGCGGAAACCAGTCGGACAGCCGTCGCCGCGCCTTTTCACTGCGGCTGGTGGGCGACGATGCCCGGTATGTAGAGCGCCCCGGCCGAACCTCGCCCCCGTTTCCCGGTCATGACATGACGCCGGGACAGCGCCTGCGCGAGGATTGGTTTCCGATTTTGTTGCAGCGCCAGGCCGGCTCAGAACCACTGACCTGATTCGATCAGCCCGAGATCCAGCAGCTGGCGGGACTGCCATTCAAACGGCACCGAGTTGCGCCAGCGAAAGCTTCGGATGTCAAAGGTTGACCCCGCATTGGATTTCAGAGCCTTCGCGGCACGGAAGGAACAAATGGCTGCCGTCAGGTTGTGATGCCAGGGGCAGGAATAGGTATTGTATTCCGGTTCGTTGAAGGTGTGATCGGGTTTCAGCACCAGGTTTTTTTGCGCTTTGAACAATGCGATGCGGTCGATCCTGCGACGTTCGTAGGGAACGTGGTCCTCGAACCGCCATCGCAACCCACCGGAAAGATCCACCTGACGGTCCAGCGGTTGGCCGCTTGGGTCGTGGCGGGTATGGGCATAATAGCCAACGCTGTCGAACATGGCCTGATCGGGGGCCACGCCATTGGGATGTGCGGTCAGATCCTCGGCGTATAGGTCAACGACATAGCTGAGCATCGCATTGCGACGCTCTTCACCATGAAAGACAAGCATCTCGCCCACGCTGCGCGTTTCGCAGTAGGGAAAGAACAGGTATTCGGCGTTGTAACAATAATACATCCAGATGCCGGGTGCGGCCTGAATGATCCTGTTTATGGTTTCGAACACAACCAGCCGGGGAACACATTTCAAATTGACCCGATGCACCTTGGCGGACAGGTCCTCTGTCAGGTGAAACTCGTCCGGGGCAAAGACGATCACGGATTTGAAGTCGAGCCTTAGATGATGGTGCAGCGTGCTGGCCAGCTCTACGTCGTCCTCGGCAAAAATCAATGCTACGGGGCCTTTGGACAGTGCGGCCTGTCCCGATTTCAGGAAATGGTCGAGGGAATCGTACGTCATCGGGTGCTTTTTGGTCCGGTCTTGCTGGAAAGTCCTGCCAAATTC
It encodes the following:
- a CDS encoding phytanoyl-CoA dioxygenase family protein, with amino-acid sequence MPHPLVSQQMIDTYQADGVVLVKGLFADHVDQLRDGVAVNMADPGPYASENKKAGETGRFFDDYCNWTRIPQFRDVIETSPAAEVAADLMQSRRVQMFHDHVLVKEPGTSMATPWHQDGPYYFVEGQQTISFWSPLDPVRQATLRCVAGSHRWEKEVLPTRWVSEDGFFPDEGQYIPVPDPDAEGMKIVEFEMEPGDAVAFNYRTLHGARGNQSDSRRRAFSLRLVGDDARYVERPGRTSPPFPGHDMTPGQRLREDWFPILLQRQAGSEPLT